In Hevea brasiliensis isolate MT/VB/25A 57/8 chromosome 13, ASM3005281v1, whole genome shotgun sequence, a single genomic region encodes these proteins:
- the LOC131171830 gene encoding cuscuta receptor 1-like, with amino-acid sequence MSNIKMKGEFPHWLIRNSTKLYALDLHNCSLSGPLQLPIHSHVYFSDLDISDNYFNGSIPTEIGVCFPSLNSLDLSGNGLTGGTPSSFGKMSQLTELDLSNNHLSGIIPQELIVGCSSLNELILSNNSLHGQIFPKQANYKELIRLLLDGNQFTGSIPYSIANCTMLEMLDVSDNRLSSSIPGWITNMTTLRILDLSENNFFGNLPSSFVPPMINEVYLSKNWLQGPLTNAFYGCSELTILDLSHNDFTKRIPEWIGNFSTLTYLLLGYNRLEGEIPIQLCNLTQLSLVDFSNNNLSGPVPPCISLRRYSDHRSSYMGSLVRSMTQPLEFTTKNALRYFQGRILSLMSGLDLSCNNLTGEIPVEIGNLDKILLLNLSHNKLTGLIPQSFSNLTQIESLDLSYNNLNGKIPQLTQLYFLAVFSVAHNNLSGRTPEMVAQFATFENSSYEGNPFLCGPPLSRSCFSSSIMPRFSEEDKKYHKKDGGFVDTDAFHLSFLISYAIVLLTIAVVLYINPYWRRAWFYMIELSLTNFYYFLVDNIPFVFKCY; translated from the coding sequence ATGTCAAATATTAAAATGAAGGGAGAGTTTCCACATTGGTTGATCAGGAACAGCACAAAATTATACGCACTTGACTTGCACAACTGTTCTCTTTCGGGGCCTCTCCAATTGCCAATTCATTCCCATGTGTATTTTTCAGACTTAGACATCTCTGACAACTACTTCAATGGCTCTATTCCAACAGAAATTGGAGTATGTTTCCCAAGTTTAAATTCTCTAGACTTGTCTGGAAATGGTCTCACTGGTGGCACTCCTTCGTCATTTGGCAAAATGAGTCAACTGACAGAATTAGACTTGTCCAACAATCATTTGTCAGGCATAATACCCCAAGAGTTGATTGTTGGATGCAGTTCGTTAAATGAGCTCATTCTTTCAAACAATAGTTTGCATGGCCAAATATTCCCAAAACAAGCTAATTACAAAGAATTGATTCGATTATTGTTGGATGGCAATCAATTCACTGGAAGTATCCCATATAGCATAGCTAATTGCACAATGTTGGAAATGTTGGACGTGAGTGATAATCGACTCTCTAGTAGCATCCCTGGTTGGATAACGAATATGACTACTCTCCGAATCTTGGATCTGTCAGAGAACAATTTCTTTGGAAACCTGCCATCTAGCTTTGTCCCTCCAATGATCAATGAAGTTTATCTATCAAAAAATTGGCTACAAGGACCATTGACGAATGCATTTTATGGTTGTTCTGAATTAACAATATTGGATCTTAGTCACAACGATTTCACTAAAAGGATTCCAGAATGGATTGGCAATTTTTCAACATTGACCTATCTTCTTTTGGGTTATAATAGACTTGAAGGTGAAATACCAATTCAGTTGTGCAACTTAACCCAATTGAGTTTGGTtgatttttctaataataatctTTCTGGTCCTGTTCCCCCTTGCATAAGCCTTCGTAGGTATTCTGATCACCGAAGTAGTTACATGGGTTCTCTTGTACGTTCTATGACTCAACCTTTGGAGTTTACAACAAAGAATGCATTGCGTTATTTCCAAGGAAGGATTCTCAGCCTCATGTCAGGACTCGATCTGTCCTGCAACAATTTGACAGGTGAAATTCCTGTTGAAATAGGAAATCTTGACAAAATCCTGCTATTAAACCTGTCCCATAACAAGTTGACGGGATTGATTCCACAATCATTTTCAAACCTAACGCAAATTGAGAGCTTGGATCTTTCCTATAACAACTTGAATGGCAAAATCCCTCAACTCACTCAACTATATTTTCTAGCTGTCTTCAGTGTAGCGCACAACAATTTATCTGGTAGGACACCTGAGATGGTTGCACAATTTGCGACATTCGAGAATAGTAGCTATGAGGGAAACCCTTTCCTTTGTGGACCTCCACTGTCTAGAAGTTGCTTTTCTTCATCAATAATGCCAAGATTTTCGGAGGAGGataaaaaatatcataaaaaggATGGTGGCTTTGTGGACACCGATGCTTTCCATTTGAGTTTTCTGATTTCTTATGCCATAGTGTTGTTGACCATAGCAGTCGTTTTGTACATAAATCCATATTGGCGAAGAGCATGGTTCTATATGATAGAGTTGAGCCTCACCAACTTCTACTATTTTCTGGTGGACAATATTCCTTTTGTGTTTAAATGCTATTGA